A DNA window from Paenibacillus andongensis contains the following coding sequences:
- a CDS encoding NAD(P)/FAD-dependent oxidoreductase produces MSRIPRIVILGAGYGGILSAIRLQKELNYNEADVTLVNKHDYHYITTHLHMPAAGTDNPENARVNILKLIDEFKVDFVKSTVTQIRPHEKKVILEDGTLSYDYLVIGLGGEAETFGIPGLKENALNIRSINSVRFIREHIEYQFAKFKREPDRKDYLTFVIGGAGFTGIEFIGELADRIPQLCKEFDVDPSLVKIYNIEAAPTALPGFDPELVEYAMKVLTDKGITFKIGTAIKECTPEGVLIAGDEFIKAATVVWTGGIRGNHMLDEAGFETMRGRIKVDEYLHAPGFDNIYVVGDCSIVMNDEGRPYPPTAQIAMQQGEAVAHNLIASIRGSQMKTFKYSNKGTVASLGKGQAIGIVGSRKLKGNVAAMMKKVVDMRYLYIIGGIPLVIRKGRF; encoded by the coding sequence ATGAGTAGAATACCAAGAATCGTAATTTTAGGAGCAGGCTATGGCGGAATCCTTTCCGCAATTCGTTTGCAAAAAGAGTTAAATTACAATGAAGCCGATGTAACACTTGTAAACAAACATGACTATCATTACATTACTACCCATCTTCATATGCCTGCTGCAGGAACGGATAATCCTGAAAATGCACGCGTGAACATTTTGAAATTGATTGATGAATTTAAAGTTGATTTCGTGAAATCCACCGTTACTCAAATCCGTCCGCACGAGAAAAAGGTTATTCTCGAAGATGGTACACTTTCTTATGACTACCTGGTTATTGGTCTTGGTGGTGAAGCTGAAACTTTCGGTATCCCAGGTCTTAAAGAAAACGCATTGAACATTCGCAGTATCAACAGCGTTCGCTTCATTCGTGAACACATTGAATATCAATTCGCGAAGTTCAAGCGTGAACCAGACCGCAAAGATTACCTGACATTCGTTATCGGTGGAGCAGGGTTTACTGGCATCGAGTTCATTGGTGAACTTGCTGACCGTATTCCACAGCTTTGCAAAGAGTTCGACGTAGATCCTTCCCTTGTGAAGATTTATAATATTGAAGCAGCTCCAACGGCGCTACCTGGATTTGATCCAGAGCTTGTTGAGTATGCGATGAAAGTGTTGACTGACAAAGGCATTACTTTCAAAATTGGCACAGCAATTAAAGAATGTACACCTGAAGGTGTGCTGATCGCTGGTGATGAGTTCATCAAAGCAGCTACAGTTGTTTGGACAGGCGGTATCCGCGGTAACCATATGCTTGATGAAGCTGGCTTCGAAACGATGCGCGGCAGAATTAAAGTCGATGAGTACCTGCATGCACCTGGGTTCGATAACATCTATGTTGTAGGTGACTGTTCTATCGTGATGAACGATGAAGGCAGACCATACCCTCCAACAGCTCAAATCGCTATGCAGCAAGGTGAAGCTGTTGCGCACAACCTGATTGCTTCCATTCGCGGTTCGCAAATGAAAACTTTCAAATACTCCAACAAAGGTACAGTTGCTTCCTTAGGTAAAGGTCAAGCTATCGGTATTGTTGGTTCCCGTAAGCTCAAAGGTAACGTTGCAGCCATGATGAAAAAAGTGGTTGATATGAGATACCTCTACATTATCGGCGGTATTCCACTAGTTATACGTAAGGGACGTTTCTAG